The stretch of DNA CATTTCACGTTCTTCAAAAGATTCTAATTCAGCAATATCAGCCTCTGTAGCCACAGCAAGCATTAAAACTTCTGCATCTTCAGATTCAACCATTTTTTTTACTGCTTCAACATGATGATTTCCTGTTTTAGCAGCAGCTTCATCAACATTACAGATGTATAAAACAGGTTTAGCAGTTAACAGTTGCATTTCATCCATAATAATTTGCTCAGAATCTACTAAATTTAATCCTCGAACATTTTGTCCACTTTCTAAATGTGTTATAATTTTTTGAGCAACTTCTACAATTTTTAATTGTTCTTTATTACCCGTTTTTGCCATTTTTTTGGCTTTCTCCAAACGTTTTTCAACTGCTTCAAGATCCTTTAATTGTAATTCAATATCAATGGTTTCTTTATCTCGAACAGGGTCAATAGATTCATCAACATGTGTGATATTATCATTATCAAAACATCTTAGAACATGAATGATAGCATTGGTTTCACGAATATTTCCTAAAAATTGATTCCCTAAACCTTCTCCTTTACTAGCTCCTCGAACTAAACCTGCAATATCAACAATTTCTACAACAGCAGGTAAAACACGTTCAGGACTTACTAATTCTTCTAACTTGTAAAGTCTAGGATCAGGTACTTGAACAGATCCAACATTAGGTTCTATAGTACAAAATGGATAGTTTGCTGACTGTGCTTTAGCACTCGATAAACAATTAAAAAGAGTTGATTTTCCAACATTGGGTAATCCTACAATTCCTGCTTTCATTAAAGTATTGTTAATTTAAAAATATTTGCAAATATAATCCGTATTATTTAAACAAAATATTTTACTTTTGGTATTTATTAAGAAATTCATCAAAATGGGAATATTAGAACAACAAAAAGAGCTCTGCACACAAATTAGAAGAGATATTGTAAGAATGGTTTATGAAGTACAATCTGGACACCCAGGAGGATCTTTGGGATGTGTGGAGTTTTTCGTAGCCTTATATCAAGATATTTTAGAACATAATCCTAAAAACTTTTCCATGGATGGTAAAGGAGAAGATTTGTTCTTTTTATCTAATGGTCATATTTCCCCTGTATTGTATGCTACATTAGCTCGAAATGGTTATTTCCCTGTAGAAGAATTAAAAACATTTAGAAGACTTAATACTCGCTTACAAGGTCACCCAACTACACATGATAATTTACCAGGTATTCGTATTGCTAGTGGATCTTTAGGACAAGGTTTATCAGTTGCCGTAGGAGCTGCTCAAACTAAAAAGATAAATGGTGATGATAAGTTAGTTTATACATTACATGGTGATGGTGAATTACAAGAAGGTCAGATATGGGAAGCGGTTATGTATGCTGCAGCTAATAAAGTAGATAACTTGATAGCTACAGTAGATTATAATGGGCAACAAATTGATGGAGCTTTACATGATGTACTAGATTTGGGAGATTTAAAAGCTAAATTTGAAGCTTTTGGATGGCTTGTTTTAGAAGAAGAAAAAGGAAATGATCTTGAAGCGACAAAAGCTATTCTTTCTAAAGCTAAAACAATGACGGGGAAAGGAAAACCTGTTATAATTATATTAAAAACAGATATGGGATATGGAGTAGATTTTATGGCAGGAACAAATGCTTGGCATGGAAAAGCCCCTAATCAAGAACAATATGAATCTGCAATGGAGCAGTTAGCGGAAACTTCTTTAGGAGATTATTAAAAATAAATTGAATTGTTAAATAAAAAGGGTAGTATATGTTTTTTGATTCTCTTGTTTAGTTTTTTACAAGGGCAAGATGTGGTGAATTATAAAAACGTTACAAATAAACCTGTGTTTCCTGGATGTGAGGGGTTTGAAGGAAAAACATTAGACCATTGTAATAGTAAAATAACTCAAATAGAGTTGGTTCGCTATTTAACTTATCCTGAAAAAGCTATAGAAGAAAATCGATCGGGAACAGCATATATTAAATTTATAGTTTCAGAAGATGGGAAAATAGAAAAACCAAAGATACTGAGATCCTCTAAATATGAAGACTTAGATAGTGCTTCAATAAGAGCAGTTTCTTTGCTGTTTCATGATAAACAAGTTATACCAGGGAAATTAAATGATATTCCTGTTAAAGTTTTTTATCAAGTGCCTGTTAAATTTAAATTAGAAGAGAATTCTAATAACCAAGTAAAATTAACGTCAGAAGAAATCCTGAATCGATTAGAAAAAATGAAATCTCCGGATTTTGATAATCCAGAAGCAAAAATATTTTCTGATAATTATGTTAAATTTGTGAAGGGTATTATTATAGGGTTTTATTTAAAAGATCGGCGAGTAATAGATGATTGGGAAGAATTTTTTAAAGAACATGATTTGAATGAAATCCCTGATCATACGAAATTAACCGCTCGAGATAAAATTAATTTAGGAAATTTATTAGGTGAAATAAATTATATTAAACATTCAATTAATTAAAAATGAAAAAGTTACTCATAAGCTTATTAATTATAAGTTTTGGATTGATTAAAGCACAGGAAAAAAGTACATCAATTAGAGAAGATATTAAGATACCATTTACATGTAATGCTTTAGTTGATCAGTATATGGCAGATTATCAAACTTTTGTGAAGTCAGCAGAATATTTAGCTCTTTATGGAGGTGATGACAATAAGCAGTTAATCAATTCAGAATATATGAAGTTTACACAAAAGTATTCTGATATTACAAAAGAAATTAAGACGTTAGATCCTGGTTTACAAAAATTTGTAGCAGGTTTTGTTCAAGCAAAAGGAGTAGAATTAACCAATTTGATGAGAAAATAGAGAAACAACAAAGAGAATATACGTAAAATGAAATATACCAATAAAGGATCAAAAGATACGCGTTCAGGATTTGGAGCGGCTTTAACAGAATTAGGTCAAAAAAATGAGAATGTAGTAGCACTTTGTGCAGATTTAATAGGTTCATTAAAAATGGATGCTTTTGCAAAAAATCATCCAGAACGATTTTTCCAAACCGGTATTGCTGAAGCAAATATGATGGGAATGGCTGCTGGAATGACCATTGGAGGTAAAATTCCTTTTACAGGAACCTTTGCTAATTTTGCTACAGCTCGTGTTTATGATCAAATACGTCAATCCATTGCATATTCCAATAAGAATGTAAAAATAGCAGCTTCTCATGCAGGTTTGACCTTAGGAGAAGATGGTGCAACACACCAGACCTTAGAAGATATAGGTTTGATGAAAATGTTACCTCATATGGTAGTTATTAATCCATGTGATTACAATCAAACATATGCTGCAACTATTGCTGCTGCTGAATATGAAGGACCTGTATATTTACGTTTTGGTCGACCAAAAGTAGCTAATTTTACACAAGAACCTTCTGAATATAAAT from Flavobacteriaceae bacterium UJ101 encodes:
- a CDS encoding ribosome-binding ATPase YchF (ATPase that binds to both the 70S ribosome and the 50S ribosomal subunit in a nucleotide-independent manner; Belongs to the TRAFAC class OBG-HflX-like GTPase superfamily. OBG GTPase family. YchF/OLA1 subfamily; Contains 1 OBG-type G (guanine nucleotide-binding) domain.) yields the protein MKAGIVGLPNVGKSTLFNCLSSAKAQSANYPFCTIEPNVGSVQVPDPRLYKLEELVSPERVLPAVVEIVDIAGLVRGASKGEGLGNQFLGNIRETNAIIHVLRCFDNDNITHVDESIDPVRDKETIDIELQLKDLEAVEKRLEKAKKMAKTGNKEQLKIVEVAQKIITHLESGQNVRGLNLVDSEQIIMDEMQLLTAKPVLYICNVDEAAAKTGNHHVEAVKKMVESEDAEVLMLAVATEADIAELESFEEREMFLEELGLKEPGVNRLIRSVYTLLNLKTYFTAGEKEVRAWTIKDGFTAPQAAGVIHTDFEKGFIRAEVIAYDDYAHYETEAKVKEAGKLRIEGKEYIVQDGDVMHFRFNV
- the tktA|tktB gene encoding transketolase (Catalyzes the transfer of a two-carbon ketol group from a ketose donor to an aldose acceptor, via a covalent intermediate with the cofactor thiamine pyrophosphate; Belongs to the transketolase family.; KEGG: cpi:Cpin_0391 transketolase); its protein translation is MGILEQQKELCTQIRRDIVRMVYEVQSGHPGGSLGCVEFFVALYQDILEHNPKNFSMDGKGEDLFFLSNGHISPVLYATLARNGYFPVEELKTFRRLNTRLQGHPTTHDNLPGIRIASGSLGQGLSVAVGAAQTKKINGDDKLVYTLHGDGELQEGQIWEAVMYAAANKVDNLIATVDYNGQQIDGALHDVLDLGDLKAKFEAFGWLVLEEEKGNDLEATKAILSKAKTMTGKGKPVIIILKTDMGYGVDFMAGTNAWHGKAPNQEQYESAMEQLAETSLGDY
- a CDS encoding transketolase (Catalyzes the acyloin condensation reaction between C atoms 2 and 3 of pyruvate and glyceraldehyde 3-phosphate to yield 1-deoxy-D-xylulose-5-phosphate (DXP); Belongs to the transketolase family. DXPS subfamily.; KEGG: smup:SMPSPU_058 transketolase), with the protein product MKYTNKGSKDTRSGFGAALTELGQKNENVVALCADLIGSLKMDAFAKNHPERFFQTGIAEANMMGMAAGMTIGGKIPFTGTFANFATARVYDQIRQSIAYSNKNVKIAASHAGLTLGEDGATHQTLEDIGLMKMLPHMVVINPCDYNQTYAATIAAAEYEGPVYLRFGRPKVANFTQEPSEYKFEIGKGLLLQEGTDVTIVATGHLVWEALLAAEELAKDGISAEVINIHTIKPLDDEMILKSVEKTGCIVTAEEHNYLGGLGESVSRVLATRNPKPQEFVAVNDTFGESGTGAELMAKYGIDSKAIIEKSKKVISRK